A window of the Bacillus sp. A301a_S52 genome harbors these coding sequences:
- a CDS encoding P1 family peptidase, translating to MLNQRRLRDYGINIGKLEPGALNSITDIKGVKVGHKTLSNEQMQTGVTAIIPHGGNIFLDKYKAASYIINGYGKSTGLMQLNELGTIETPIILTNTLNVGVAADGLVEYMLTHNQEIGNTTGTVNPVVCECNDMQLNDIRQKYVQKQDVLDAIQTASSNFLEGSVGAGRGMVCYTLKGGIGTASRIIPLPYGTYTLGVLVLTNFGQLPDLSMNGRPLGKELLHKTEENLMMKDKGSIVIIVATDLPVSQRQLQRVIKRSVTGLSRTGTNLANGSGDVVVGFSTATIIPHHKKNSLIKMHILHDEDLDIPFKAVGEAAEEAILNSLITAEAVTGKNGASRPALRDLVAKHSITL from the coding sequence ATGCTAAACCAACGTCGGTTAAGAGATTATGGTATTAACATTGGTAAATTAGAGCCAGGAGCGCTCAATTCAATTACGGATATTAAAGGGGTTAAAGTGGGTCACAAAACACTCTCCAATGAACAGATGCAAACAGGCGTCACCGCTATTATTCCTCATGGGGGAAATATCTTTTTAGATAAATATAAAGCCGCTAGCTATATTATAAATGGCTATGGCAAATCCACTGGTTTAATGCAGCTTAACGAGCTTGGCACTATTGAGACACCTATTATTTTAACTAATACATTGAATGTAGGTGTAGCAGCAGACGGGCTTGTAGAGTATATGTTAACTCATAATCAAGAAATCGGAAACACAACAGGGACAGTCAATCCCGTTGTTTGTGAATGTAATGATATGCAATTAAACGACATTAGACAAAAATACGTACAAAAACAGGATGTACTTGACGCCATTCAAACAGCTTCTTCTAACTTTCTTGAAGGATCTGTAGGCGCTGGTAGAGGCATGGTCTGTTACACATTAAAAGGTGGAATTGGGACAGCCTCTCGCATAATACCGCTTCCTTATGGTACTTATACTCTAGGTGTGCTAGTACTAACAAATTTCGGACAACTTCCTGACTTGTCAATGAATGGCCGACCTCTTGGAAAAGAGCTATTGCATAAAACAGAAGAAAATTTAATGATGAAAGATAAAGGCTCTATTGTCATTATTGTAGCTACTGACCTGCCAGTTTCTCAACGACAGCTACAGAGAGTCATCAAACGAAGTGTTACTGGTTTATCTCGGACAGGAACTAACTTAGCAAACGGCAGTGGTGATGTGGTCGTCGGGTTCTCCACTGCCACTATAATTCCACATCATAAAAAGAACAGCTTAATAAAAATGCATATTCTCCATGATGAAGATTTAGACATTCCTTTTAAGGCAGTTGGAGAAGCAGCCGAGGAAGCAATCCTAAACTCCCTTATCACAGCTGAAGCTGTCACCGGGAAAAACGGTGCCTCTCGTCCAGCACTCCGAGATTTAGTGGCAAAGCATTCAATCACGTTATAA